The Papaver somniferum cultivar HN1 unplaced genomic scaffold, ASM357369v1 unplaced-scaffold_14, whole genome shotgun sequence genome contains the following window.
ATAACCGGTTAACCACGATATTCAAGATGATCGTTCACTACCTAGCTCAAGCTGTTGGTTTAGCAGATTTTGTTGGGATTTTCAAAAAGGTACAGTTGTTGACGAAGCTAATGTTCGTTAACATGAAGTTGTCCAATAATTTTTCATCATCCAGTTGTTTGCTTTTGTGGAAAAGAAGTATGCAGAATGCAGTGATGGAACTAGACTTTCCGTTTGATGATTCGAAGGCTGTGTTTGTCGATGCATTATACTTCGGTTTGTCTGCAATGGCAAGGAGGTGATACAATTTTTAAAGCGAAGTTTTGGACTTTATACCGAGGTAAGGTAATGCTGGTATTTCAACAATGGATGATGTTGATTGGTTGAATCATTCAAGGCGATAGATATGCAACAGCGTGTTGTAGTGGTGTTGGCTAGGAAAAAGTATACCGAGTAACCAATTCTACCTATAACTTAATGGTTTACATAATACCTTTATCATGTTAATAGGAGTATTATAACGGTCCAGTAATGTGTTTAAAAAAGACAATTTCTTTAAACAATTCATCATCAATTAGGTGTTCAATTTCTGGATTTATTATCCCTTTGTGGatactcaaaattcatgatttcttttcCCTTTGCATACATTCCTTTCCTTGGTATTCGCTGGGAAACTAAGACAATAAACTAAAGCAATGGagagacaatccttaaccttctaAGTCTCACAGTCATAAATATTCAACTTCTATTGTGGAACCATTATCAATGAATTCTTCCTTTATAGAATACTCACATTCAATAAAATTGAAGGCTGAAACCAAATTAACTTTAATTGGGATGAGTAACTAACTGTAAAACATAAGCCGAGCTTCTAATCTCAAAAAATTTAATAGCTTTCACATACCTTGTTCTTCAATCCAATAGGTCTTTGGCTAACCTATCGAATAATCGATTTTAGAATTAAAAtttaatgaagattaaatttatattttatttccAATATGAAACAAATTTTGTAAAATATGTTTTTATCTAAAAATTATTCAAATATTCAATATATATGCTTTATATGAGAGCTTTTAGTAATCCACATATAGATGAAAATCGCGTAGTACATAtcactgatatatatatatatatatatattttaaatcaTACAGATATGCAAAACCTAATTAAGATCACTACTTGCAGGTAGTGTGTCTTAACATAACCAAGAGTATAACTTTTCTCGCATATCACGAGGAGTATGCATACGGTTTGTCCCGTGATTCAATATTTTTTTATGACCTAAGACGTATTTGGCTATCCAAAATTGTTTTTCGTGACCAAAATCTATCTGTGACCCTAGCTAAGTCGTTCATGACTCAAGCTTGACATGTCTTTTAAAACATGGTGTCTCAGTTAGGAAGTTAGGAGCAAAGATGATTGTGGGAAAGGTGAGGCCGTAATTTTAATAATGAGTCCTACTGGAGAGTACCTTGCTGGATCATGGAGATATCATTTGGCCTAAAAAGAAATTAACAACTAGAAATACGTGTGAGGTAGCATATTGTGATGCCCCGACTACTAGATGCGCAAAAGTTTCTCACTTGCCAAACATATATCCCACCTACTAATTAGGATGTACACTTTTTTCTGACGCCTAAAGTTTCGTATAGGCCACCCGAATAACTCTTGAGGAATGTTAAGACTATAAACCTTCTATATGTAACCAGTAAAAATATTTATTGTGGGATCGACTCAACCTCCATATAATGCGGGATGAGAAATTCTCAAAAGAATTTATCGACTTTGGATGCATAAAGATGGAAAGAGAATAGAAGACCATGAGGGAAGCGTTATAAACTCATAAATGAGACTCTCATGACTGAAATCAGTTTTTGTCCAGACGTTTTTTTTTGTGGGAAGTATAACAAAGTGGAAATAGAACGTTAACGACTTTCGACACAATGTTGAATCTACCCATAACCGTACATCGGCTTCTTGTCGGGAAAACGTGGAATAAAGCACTACCGAGTCATCTCACGATCTAGAATCGGCAAATCCCTGGGGCGTAAAGAGAAAAACGGGGAATGAAGCGTTATCGAGATGATCCTGAATTGTTTTCGCAAACCCGGGGCGTGAAATTAAAAGGGATATTTAAGTCATTTTAGTACTTGGACATCTTTATAGTATAAACACAAATAAAATTTGTCTAAAGAACAAAATTAGAATAATCGAGAAAGATAGTGACTGATAGAGGGGGTggggtttttttaaaaaaattagaaTAATCGAGAACAAAATTAAAATTTGTCTAAACACAAATAATCTCCTACTACTAAAAATATTCTCTCTCATTTTTAGGATGATTTTCTCTCATCtttattatgatttttttctCATCAGAGGACGATTATCTTTTTCATTCTAAATCCTTCAGTTaattcatcttttttttcttggtGTGTTTGTTTCGACAGATCAAATCCCCCAAACAACTCATGGAAATAGACTGGGATGCAAACACTAATAGAGTTAGGAAACATTCATTATCTCTGAAACAACGAATTGAGTTATGCTCCCGAAAAAACGAGGAGTTGGGGGCTTCTTAACTCGTCCAAGTGCAAAAAGGAGACCTCAACCTTCTTGCATAAAGTCAGCATCGGTAGAATTGGAATGGTGAGAAATTGGGTTGGGGTATATTGAGATCTATAAAGAGATATTTTGTACAAAAAGAAAAGGAATATCACAAACCTTTTGATCCTGGATAGGAAAACAGGAAAAATTTGTGTGTAATTCATCCACAAAGAAGAAAGGACGGGTTTTTTTATCCGAGATCAAAAATTTACCGATTGGGCCCACTGAAATTAATTTTTTCCGCTTCATGCTCACCCACGGGGGCTGCTCGGAGCATGTGATAATTATTCTATTTCGATGGGCCAAACGACCGTCCGACTACAACCAACAAACAAGATTGAGGAAATGAAAACTATACAAATTTTTAGGGATATACAGACTCGAACCGTAGACCTTCTCGGTAAAACAGATCCAACTTTTTATTATCGAAATGATTCGAACTGTTCCAAAGACCCaacatgcattttttttttgcattgggCTCTTTCATCAACTGATATAAATATCAGACAGTCCGCCATACTTTTTCTTAACAGAAAGATAACGAGATGGCTCCACGTGCTCTGATTCATTATTTAGATTATGATCCAGGAGCAATACCAAAGTGTTTCAAAGAAGAGTTACCTTGACGTAGGTCTGCCTCTGTCCTAGATTAACCTAAGTTAAATGGAGTCTCTATCGCACTGCTCATAGAGTCAAATATGAAACTTCATACACCTTAAAGTTCATATTACGAAAAGATATTTTTTTGAGGTCCTTATACTCATTATGCCTAGCATTGAATGGGTTGTGTATTCACCTTATCAATTATCGAATCAATGATGGGTTCTTTTTGGAGCCTAAATTGGCACCCAAAGCGGACCGAACCAAATATTTGTCAGGCTATTGTTCCCTCGAATATATAGAGTAAGACACCGATTTATcaataagatcaattttgttgattaagatcaattttgttgattGCATGATGGACTCCTCTGAAAAACATTGGCGCGCGTGTAAACGAGTTGCTTTACCAACTGAGCTATAACCCTTGTGATAGATAGTTTATCATGGAAATAATTTCTTGTCAAGATGAATCTTCTATGATCCAACATGATAGCTTCTGATCTGTTTCCTGCCAAAGGTTCCTGTTAAAGGTTTCATTAACAGCTAATTCATGTCGAGTAGACCTTGTCGTTGTGAGAATTCTTAATTCATGTGTTGTAGGGAGGGACTTATATCACCACAAACAGAGACTAAAGAAGGTGTTGGATTCAAAGCTGGTGTTAAAGATTACAAATTGACTTATTATACTCCTGACTATGAAACCAAGGATACTGATATCTTGGCAGCATTCCGAGTTACTCCTCAACCTGGAGTTCCACCTGAGGAAGCAGGGGCCGCGGTAACTTCTGAATCTTCTACTGGTACATGGACAACTTTGTGGACCGATGGACTTACCAGCCTTGATCGTTACAAAGGAAGATATTACGACATCGAGCCCGTTGCTGGAGAAGACAATCAATATATTTGTTCTGTAGCTTATCCTTTAGACCTTTTTGAAGAAGGTTCTGTTACTAACATGTTTACTTCCATCGTGGGTAATGTATTTGGGTTCAAAGCGCTTCGTGCTCTACGTATGGAGGATCTGCGAATTCCTGTTGCTTATGTTAAAACTTTCCAAGGACCACCTCACGGTATCCAAGTTGAAAGAGATAAATTGAATAAGTATGGTCGTCCCCTATTGGGATGTACTATTAAACCAAAATTGGGGTTATCTGCTAAGAACTACGGTAGGGAGGTTTATGAATGTCTACGTGGTGGACTTGATTTTACCAAGGATGATGGAAACGTGAACTCACAACCCTTTATGCGTTGGAGAGAccgtttcttattttgtgccgaaGCAATTTATAAATCACAGGCCGAAACAGGTGAAATCAAAGGACATTACTTGAATGCTACTGCAGGTACATGCGAAGAAATGATAAAAAGGGCTGTATTTGCCAGAGAATTGGGAGTTCCTATGTCTGATGGAGATCATATTCACTTTGGTACCATAGTAGATAAACTGGAAGGGGAAAGAGAAATAACCTTGGGCTTTGTTGATTTACTACGTGATGATTATATTGAAAAATACCGAAGTCGTGGTATTTATTTCACCCAAGATTGGGTATCTCTACCGGGTGTTCTGCCTGTGGCTTCAGGTGGTATTCACGTTTGGCATATGCCTGCTCTGACTGAGATCTTTGGAGATGAATCTGTACCacagttcggtggagaactttaGGACACCCTTGGGGTAATGCACCGGGTGCTGAAGAAAATCGAGTAGCCCTAGAACCGTGTGTACAAGCGCGTAATGAGGGACGTGATCTTGCTCGTCAAGGTAATAACATTATCCGTGAAGCTTGCAAATGGAGCCCTGAGCTAGCAGCTGCTTGTGAAGTATGGAAGGAAATCAAATTCGAATTTGAAGCAATGAATACTTTGTAATCCAGTAATTACCATTCGTTCCTTTAATTGAATTGAAATTAAACTCGGCCCAATCTTTTACTAAAAAAGGATTGAGCCGAATAACGAATAAGGTTCCTATTTCATTTTCCAGGCATATATACATACTGGATTTCGGTATACAAAATATTAAATACAAGATCTAAGACTCAACAATTCAAATACTTCTGTTGTTGGATCCATAATTAATCCTATGGATCCTTAAGATGGGATTAGTAGAATATTTTCTATACCCCTTAATCCGGACTATGGTCGAATCGAGCCAATGGTCACAACGCTTTATCCCCGTGCCGTATATTGCCCTTTTCCTTCCGCATTGCAATAAAAACTTATTATTCTCCAAAAAAGAATTCTTCCTAGGAGAGAACAAATCTTTTCGATTAGAATTTGTACACGGCACGGGATAACCCTCGCTTTCTATTCTAATTGAAGAAAGGGTTCCATCATATAGATTGATAGTGAAGTGATATCCAGATTCCCACAAAAAAAGAATCCTTTTTTTCAAGACTCATTCGTGATTAGTTAATTATTCTATTGGATCTATATGCTTATTCCGAgaggatatattcaaattattatTCATCGAATGACTATTCATCTATTGTATTTACATTCAAATAGGGGGGCAGACAAGCTCTATGGAAAAAAGGTGGTTCCATTCGATGTTGTTTAACGAGGAATTAAAACATAGGTCTGGGATAAGTAAATCAATGGATAGTCTTGATCCTATTGAAAATACCAGTGGAAGTGAAGATCCCGTTATATATGATAGGGATAAAAATATTGATAGTGGGGACGATAGTGATAATTCCAGTGCTAATAATATGGAAACTTTTTTCGATGTCAGGGACATTCGGAGTTTGATCTCTGATGACATCTTTTTAGTTAGGGATCGTAATGGTAACAGTTATTCGATATATTTTAAtattgaaaattttattttcgagATTGACAACGATCGCTCTTTTATGAATGAACTAGAAAGTTCCTTTTATAGTTATCTGAATAATGGTTCTCAAAGCGACAATCACTACTACGATCGTTATATGTATGATACTAAATATAGTTGGAATAATCACATTTTTAATTGCATTGATAGTTATCTTCGTTCTGAAATCAGTATTGATAATTACATTTCAGGCGATAGTTACAATTACAGCGACAGTTACATGTATAGTTACATTTGTAATGAAAGTGTAACTAGTAGTGACAACGAGAGTTCCAGTATACGAATTAGCACAAATAGAAGTGATTTTAATATGAGAAGAAGATATAATGATCtcgatataaataaaaaaatacaaacaTTTGTGGGTTCAATGCGAGAGTTGTTATGGGttaaattataagaaattttttaagtcAAAACTCAATGTTTGTGAACAATGCGGATATCATTTGAAAATGAGCAGTTCAGATAGAATCGAGCTTTCGGTTGATACGGGCACTTGGGATCCTATGAATGAATACATGGTTTCTATGGACCCCATTGAATTTCATTCAGAAGAGGAACCTTATAAAGATCGTATCGATTCTTATCAAAGAAAAATAGGGTTAACCGAGGCTATTCAAACAGGCATAGGTCAACTAAATGGTATTCCCATAGCTATTGGGGTTATGGATTTTCAGTTCATGGGGGGAAGTATGGGATCCGTAGTAGGCGAGAAAATTACCCGTTTGATCGAGCATGCGACTCGTAAAGCTCTACCTCTTATTACATTTTGTGCTTCGGGAGGAGCGCGCATGCAAGAAGGAAGTTTGAGCTTGATGCAAATGGATAAAATATCTTCCGCTTCatataattatcaatcaaataaaaatttattctATGTATCAATCCTTACATCTCCTACAACCGGTGGGGTGATTGCAAGTTTTGGTATGTTGGGAGATATCATTATTGCCGAGCCTAATGCCTACATTGTATTTGCGGGTAAAAGAGTAATTGAACAAACATTGAATAAGACAGTACCTGATGGTTCCCAGGCGACTGGGTATTTATTCCACAAGGGCTTATTGGACTCAATCGTACCACGTAATCCTTTAAAAAGTGTTCTGGGTGAGTTATTTCAGCTTCACAGTTTCTTTCCCTTAAATCAAAATTCAATCAAGTAGAGCATTCAATTCAGTTATTTTATTTGCGGCAAAGAAGTTTTTTAGTTATtggtaaagaaaaaaagaagagttcGTTTTCATTACGGGCATAAGATCTATTTGTATTGTAAAAAGAATCAGAAGTTTCGGAtacttactttttcttttttcctccagATATGTATTTTATACCTATAATTGGTGTTATATTACTGATTAGTAATCAGGAAGTTTCGATCAACAGGATAAAATAAtacattcttcttttgttttagcaaaattttatGAAGAAAAAGAATTTCATCTTATCCTCTTACATATTATAGATATAGAAAAATTCAAATCTATAAAATAATAGAATAGAAATCGTGCATATTTAAATATTTCCCGTGAGAACTCATATTTAGTTCTACATTCCTTGCACTTATTGTTCTATACTTATAATAAATAGATATATTTATCATAAGATATCTTTATAACAGGTACAAATTTTAAATCGAGGTATCCATTCTATGACAACTTTTGATTTACCCTCTATTTTTGTGCCTTTAGTGGGCCTAGTTTTCCTGGAAATTTCAATGGCTTCTTTATTTCTTCATGTTCAAAAAAATAAGATTGTCTAGATTCCTATGAAGCAGACGCTTTTATATTTAAccaatttgatgaattatttctaATGGTTCACATCATAATAGTGCTAGTTGATGAGAGTTACTTCGGGAacaaaaaagtaaagtaaaattcATTTGGGTTATTCTCTCAATTCCAATAAAATGCAACTGGATCTAGTATGAACTGGCGCTCAGAACGTATATGGATAGAACTTATAACGGGGTCTCGAAAAACAAGTAATTTCTGCTGGGCATGTATCCTTCTTTTAGGTTCACTAGGGTTCTTATTGGTTGTAACTTCTAGTTATCTTGGTAGGAATCTGATATCCTTATTCCCGTCTCAGGAAATCCACTTTTTTCCACAAGGCATCGTTATGTCTTTCTATGGGATCGCGGGTCTGTTCATTAGCTCCTATTCATGGTGCACAATTTCGTGGAATGTAGGTAGTGGTTATGACCGATTTGATCGAAAAGAAGGAATAGTGTGTATTTTTCGTTGTGGATTTCCTAGAATAAATCGTCGTATCTTCCTTCGATTCCTTATGAAAGATGTCCAATCGATTAGAATCGAAATTAAAGAGGGTCTTTTTCCTCGTCGTGTCCTTTATATGGAAATCAGAGGTCAGGGAGCCATTCCCTTGACTCGTACTGATGAGAATCTGACTCCACGAGAAATTGAACAAAAAGCGGCGGAATTGGCCTATTTCTTGCGCGTACCAATTGAAGTATTTTGAAATGAACTGCGAAGAACTAATGTTTTGTAAGCATGGGGGGAAGGAACATAACTAAGGAATCTTCATTTTATAGAACTCATGCTTCATAGAAATTTTTGATCGGATAGAGTCGACGAAAGAGGTGGTTTCCTTAGTAATTTACATATTTAAAATGCCACAAAAGAAAACATTCACTACCCTCACATATCTTgcatctattttatttttacccTGGTGGGTTTCTCTCTCATTTAATAAAAATCTGGAATCCTGGGTTACAAATTGGTGGAATACTAGGCAACCTGAAATGTTTTTGAATGATATTAAAGAAAAGAATCTTCTAGAAAAATTCATATAATTAGAacaacttttatttttggacgAAATTATAAAGGAGTACCCGGAGACACATATACAAAAGCTCCGTATAGAAATCCACAAAGAAACGATACAAttggtcaagatgcacaatgaaggTCATATTCATAGCATTTTGCACTTCTCGACAAATATAATCTGTTTCGCTATTCTAAGTGGTTATTCTATTCTAGGTAATGAAGAACTTCTCGTTCTTAATTCTTGGGTGAAAGAATTCCTCTATAACTTAAGTGACACAATAAAAGCTTTTTCTATTCTTTTATTAACTGATTTATGTATCGGATTCCATTCGCCTCATGGTTGGGAACTAATGATTGGCTCTATCTCCAAGGATTTTGGATTTTATCATAATGATCAAATTATATCTGGTCTTGTTTCCACTTTCCCAATCATTCTAGATACACTTTTAAAATATTGGATTTTCCGTTATTTATCGCGTATCTCCGTCACTTGTAGTGATTTATCATTCAATGAATGACTAAAGACTGATTCACCGATATTAatcaaatcataatttttttaCTTTGTTTGTACATAcacaaacaaagcattcaaaatctgACTCACCTTTTATATTTATACCCATCCCAGAGACTCTTCATGTATTCCATTCTAGTAAAATTATTCCATTACAATAGCAGAATCGTGGATAGGGAACTATACCAGTAACCTACCTAATTTAttgtagaaattctcgggatcaATGATTGGACCATGCAAAAAAGAATATCTTTTCTCGGATAAAGAAGCAGATGGCTcgatcccgagaatttctacaaTAAATATCATTAGATTTGATAAAGCGCGATTCGATTAGAAGAAGTTTATTCTGTAAATTATTTAGGATTCGGCTTACTTTCCCGTTGTGATATACTTCGTTGTGTAGGGTTCTCGTTCAAAATAAATCTTTTTTTGCATAAAGGCTAACCCAGTGGTTGGTCTTACTTTAAAACTAATTTTTATTACATTAATAAGTATTCTCGCCTTTTCGGACCCATTTCAAGTCAAGTACTAAAGACCGATATTCTAGATTCTTCTTTTAAGACTTCGAGCTTTAATTTCATAACCCGAATCTTTTTTGGGGAGACAAGTTGCAGGTCGAGGTAGTACAGActaaaaaatggtaaattggggATAGAACCCTAGGATTGTTATATGTAAGGGTTTCTCTCAATTCAAGGCATTGAATAAAATCCATTAAGTCTAGAACAAGGAAAAAAATAGAATAGGGCGATGCATTCAGTTTCCGTATCTAATCAATAGAAACAACAATCCTCTAACTGGATTGGAtcttaatgaaaaaaataaacaaatacctTTCGGTTTTATTATATGAATATTCATAAAATATATAACATCCATATAGAATTCTTAATATTCTTAATAGTATCTTAatttaatcttaataaaaattttctataaattataactaaaaaaatatgtaattcttttttctcttttttttagagAAAATCTGAGACAAGATAAAAACGATAAGTTTGTAATAAGAGCATAATATGTCTCTAGCATATCGAAATGGAATTGAAATAAGTGAAAATAGGACTCAACTCGATGAACCTTGAAACAAGAATGACCCACAGCAAAAAAACTGGTGAGTTCAATCAAAATTCATTGGTATTTCGACTAAACAGTTATAGCTTAATTCAAATTCCAGATCGAATCGAGGAATACGGTATATATTTTTTCCACATTCATAGGAGTGCATCTATGTTTCTTCTTTACGAATATGACATTTTCTGGGCATTTCTAATAATATCAAGTCTTATTCCTATTTTGGCTTTTTTCATTTCCGGGGTTTTAGCCCCGACTCGCGAAGGACCGGAGAAACTTTCTAGTTATGAATCAGGCATAGAACCAATGGGCGACGCTTGGTTACAATTCCGAATTCGTTATTAtatgtttgatttggtttttgttgtttttgatgtTGAAACGGTTTTTCTTTACCCATGGGCGATGAGTTTCGATGTATTGGGTGTATCCGTTTTTATAGCAGCTTTAATTTTCGTGCTTATCCTAATTGTTGGTTTATTTTATGCATGGCGAAAAGGAGCGTTGGAATGGTCTTAGCTCCTGAATATTCagacaataaaaagaaaaaagaagaaaaaaatgacatTGAGACTGTTATGAATTCCATTGAGTTTCCGGTACTTATCAAACAACCCAAAATTCAGTTATTTCAACTACATCAAATGATCTTTCAAATTGGTCAAGACTCTCCAGTTTATGGCCGCTTTTGTATGGTACCAGTTGTTGCTTTATTGAATTTGCTTCATTAATAGGCTCGCGCTTCGACTTTGATCGTTATGGCTTGGTACCAAGATCGAGTCCTAGGAAAGCGGACTTAATTTTAACATCCGGCACAATAACAATGAAAATGGCTCCCTCTTTAGTAAGATTATATGAGCAAATGCCTGAACCAAAATATGTAATTGCTATGGGAGCCTGCACTATTACAGGAGGGATGTTCAGTACTGATTCTTATAGTACTGTTCGAGGAGTTGATAAGCTAATTCCCGTGGATGTTTATTTGCCAGGTTGCCCTCCTAAACCGGAGGCAGTTATCGATGCTATAACAAAACTTCGTAAGAAGGTATCTCGAGAAATCTACGAAGATAGATTTGGGTCTCAACAGAATATTCGATGTTTTACTACCACTCACAAGTTTTATGTTGGACGTAGCACGCATACTGGAAATTATGATCAAGGATTACTCTATCAATCGCGATCTACTTCAGAGATACCTTATGAAACATTTTTAAAATACCAAAGTTCAGTATATCTTCCCATGAATTAGTGAATTAGGTAGACTGCTTTTATTTTTTGCAGAAGAATAGCAAATGACCTTCActtcaattttcaaaaatttcGTCGTAAACGTGAACTACTTATACAAATGAAAATCCGGGAGAGATTAAAAAAATGCAGGGTCGTTTGTCTGCTTGGCTAGTCAAGCATGGGTTAGTTCATAGATCTTTAGGCTTCGATTACCAATGAGTCGAAACTTTACAAATAAAGCCCGAGGATTGGCATTCCATTGCTGTCATTTCATATGTATATGGTTACAATTATCTACGCTCTCAGTGTGCCTATGATGTAGCACCGGGCGGACTCTTAGCTAGTGTGTATCATCTTACGAGAATAGAGTATGGTATGGATCAGCCAGAGGAGGTATGCATAAAAGTATTTGCCCCAAGGATAAATCCCAGAATTCCATCTGTTTTTTTGATTTGGAAAAGTGCGGATTTCCAAGAACGGGAATCTTGTGATATGTTGGGAATATCTTAAAACAGATGAGAAAAGGATACTGAACTTTGGTACCTCTGGTGATACGACATAAATCACCAGAGGTACCAAGAAGAGCAGGTTTGAGATCGAAATTTCCTTCGGCGACATCGATATTTAAAACCGCCAAATCATACGTGGTATCAAAACCAACAAGTTTGCCTTCCTTGGAGAACTTTTCCCCGTGTGCATCTTCAAGAAATACCTTGCAACGCTGAAGTCCAGTCGTATCAGTTGCCAACTTAGCTATGACATGATAATTGGTCACTATGTGTCCACTTTTATCCCATATGAAACCAGAACCAGTCCCTTCGACTTTCGcagtttcatcttcttttttcgtAAGAACTTCTTCAGTATTTGTGCTTCTGCCTGACGAGGTCTTAGCTAATTCAAGGTCCTTAATAAAAACCACCGAAGGAGAAGCCTCTTCGAATACCTGAACGGCCCGTTCTTCTTGGCGCTGAggtgcttcttcttctactcGAGCATTTTCCAACTTAAAAGACGCCAAATATAGAAAAGAAGATACAATTGAGGAAGTAGCTAATATTGAAGAATTCCGCCTTGTGAGGAACAATCTCTGTGACTTGTTcacagaagaagaggaagaaatgttTGCTGAGATTATTATTGCGGATTTAGAGATCAAGTGATGATGAATGGAacccaacaccaccaccatcggTCTGTTTAGAGTAAACACCACCTCCACTAGTCTTATTGACTGTAAAATTTCTTGGATGTGGCCTTTTCATATCTTATCTTCAAGCCACATGCATGAGTCAATTTGTGTGGCCATATTTAAAGTGCAATTGAGTGCCCCTCCTATCTTAAGTGCCTTTAACAACACAAGGGCTGATGATCACCTGCTATCCAAACGAATTCACCTTATTAGAATAGTAGCCTTCAATTTGATTTTGGGCAGCCATGTTTTAACAGAAGGGCTTGTTTA
Protein-coding sequences here:
- the LOC113335359 gene encoding protease Do-like 5, chloroplastic → MVVVLGSIHHHLISKSAIIISANISSSSSVNKSQRLFLTRRNSSILATSSIVSSFLYLASFKLENARVEEEAPQRQEERAVQVFEEASPSVVFIKDLELAKTSSGRSTNTEEVLTKKEDETAKVEGTGSGFIWDKSGHIVTNYHVIAKLATDTTGLQRCKVFLEDAHGEKFSKEGKLVGFDTTYDLAVLNIDVAEGNFDLKPALLGTSGDLCRITRGTKVQYPFLICFKIFPTYHKIPVLGNPHFSKSKKQMEFWDLSLGQILLCIPPLADPYHTLFS